The Candidatus Desulfatibia profunda genomic interval CGGTTCGAACTGGAGACGGCAATCGATGGAAAGGCTTGAACAATTTGATATTTATCAAGTCGGACGTTATGGGCGCTGGCGGTTTCAAGGCATTGCGGATTCAATTCGTGATGGACTTCTATCCGGCGCTGCTTTTAAATAACCAAATCATAAACATATACTGGACATGGACCTGTCACCGTTAGTTATCAATTCACAAGGAAAAAATTCGAATCCGTCAAATAAGCACGACGTCTCCAACATGGTTGCCGTTGTGGTTACCCATAACCGCAAAAATCTTTTAAGCAAATGTATCGATGCCATTTTAAATCAAACGGCCCTCTGTGATATTGTTGTATTAGATAACGCTTCCACTGACGGGACAAAAGAATTTTTTAATGATGGTGACTTCATCGGCGATCGCCGGAGTTTTGTGCATTATCTGCGCCTCAAAGAAAATATAGGAGGGGCGGGAGGATTTCATTTTGGCCTTAAATATGCCATGTTGCAAAGATGGGAATGGTTTTGGCTGATGGATGATGATGCGGTGCCGGAACCAGATGCATTGGAAAATCTTTTGTCACGTGCCGAACACGAGAAAACAATATATGGATCCGTTGCAATTGGGATGGAAAGTGGGAAAAAACGTTTATGTTGGCCCGCCGAAATCAGGGGAAGAAAAAAGGAACAGTTCATTGAATATTATGATTTGTTAAATGACCTCAACGAGGTGGAGGGAATTCCATTTCTCGGTTTTTTTATCCATCGAAGCATAGTGCGCAAAATCGGTTTACCGAATCCAGACTTCTTCATCTATGGTGATGACAAGGAGTACTGTGAAAGGGCAAAAAAAAATGGTGTGAAACTCATCATCGTTAAAAACAGTGTAATTTACCATCCACTCCCAGATGATGATATTACTTTTCGCTTTATGCATATCAAAATTATCTACCGAAGCCTGCCATCCTGGAAAATCTATTACAATGTCCGCAATAAAATATTCATAGGTAAAAAATATTATGGCCGACGCCTCTGGTTGCAAACGATCCCCGGCATATTATTTCGAGCTTTCGTTAGTCTTATTAAAGAAAAAAAAGGCCTCTCCCTTTTACATGTTTATATGATTGCTTTTATTGACGGCTTTTCTGACTTACCCGAAAAAACTTTCTGCGACATCAGAAAAATGGATAATAGATCAAGATGATTTATACGGAGGAAAGGCATTTTACTGCATGAAACTTCTCCTTGTCACCCGTGAATATCCTCCCTATGTAAAAGGCGGTATGAGCAGAGTTGTTGTCCAGATGGTCCGGAAGTCTAAACAACATGGAATCAGCCTCACCATTATTGCCAACCATCCGCGGCTGAAAAGAACCTTCAATACAGTAAACGGTATCACCCTATATCGCGTCCCCTGGCTGGGTTCCACTTTTTTGACACAGCTTCCTTCATTCGGTTACTATGCCTCAAGATTGGTAAATGCGTTACAGGATGACCATGATGTAATTTATTCGAATTTCTCCCCTTTGTACGGTAAGATTAAACGCCCGTTTATCGTCGGGTTTCATGCCACACGTTATGGTGAAGCCCAAGCCTGTGAAGAAATGAAGAGGCCGATTCACGCGCTGCTAAACCGGCTTTACATCCCCTTTGACCGGATTCTCATTAAAAAAGCTGACGGCATCGTCGCCTTGACTGAAAAAATGGCCGGGGAGATCAGGACGATTGGCGATTATGGGAAGGAAATTGAGATTATTCCCGGCGGTGTGGATACCGGTATATTCCGGCCATT includes:
- a CDS encoding glycosyltransferase family 2 protein encodes the protein MDLSPLVINSQGKNSNPSNKHDVSNMVAVVVTHNRKNLLSKCIDAILNQTALCDIVVLDNASTDGTKEFFNDGDFIGDRRSFVHYLRLKENIGGAGGFHFGLKYAMLQRWEWFWLMDDDAVPEPDALENLLSRAEHEKTIYGSVAIGMESGKKRLCWPAEIRGRKKEQFIEYYDLLNDLNEVEGIPFLGFFIHRSIVRKIGLPNPDFFIYGDDKEYCERAKKNGVKLIIVKNSVIYHPLPDDDITFRFMHIKIIYRSLPSWKIYYNVRNKIFIGKKYYGRRLWLQTIPGILFRAFVSLIKEKKGLSLLHVYMIAFIDGFSDLPEKTFCDIRKMDNRSR
- a CDS encoding glycosyltransferase family 4 protein; the protein is MKLLLVTREYPPYVKGGMSRVVVQMVRKSKQHGISLTIIANHPRLKRTFNTVNGITLYRVPWLGSTFLTQLPSFGYYASRLVNALQDDHDVIYSNFSPLYGKIKRPFIVGFHATRYGEAQACEEMKRPIHALLNRLYIPFDRILIKKADGIVALTEKMAGEIRTIGDYGKEIEIIPGGVDTGIFRPLKYRDFSSPEKRVLFVGRLDSRKGVDILIHAIKLLRGNVKARLVVAGDGKEKEQLRKLADSLSIPVDFLGAVPHESLPEIYNSADLFVLSSLYEGHPLVALEAMACGTPTIVSDASPDIGIPRFERGSVVGLHQVLFKTLSSEEALSRLSETSLAISKNYSWDNVIDQTFTFIRKFS